A single genomic interval of Spinacia oleracea cultivar Varoflay chromosome 6, BTI_SOV_V1, whole genome shotgun sequence harbors:
- the LOC130463711 gene encoding protein DETOXIFICATION 45, chloroplastic-like has product MFTFFPGGFLIGRTVAALITMTIGTSMAARQGPLAMAAHQICMQVWLAVSLLTDGLAASGQVYTPRNAPILVRKLMWFVSNGLSVLPASIYYWLERA; this is encoded by the exons ATGTTTACCTTTTTTCCAGGTGGATTTCTGATTGGAAGAACTGTGGCTGCTTTGATAACTATGACGATTGGGACCTCGATGGCTGCTCGTCAaggtcctctagctatggctgcTCATCAAATCTGTATGCAAGTGTGGTTGGCTGTCTCTCTTTTAACTGATGGATTGGCCGCATCTGGTCAG gtctacactccgaggaatgcgcctatactagtgaggaaattgatgtggttcgtgagcaacggGCTAAGTGTTTTACCCGCAAGTATTTACTATTGGcttgagcgcgcttga